In Anas acuta chromosome 5, bAnaAcu1.1, whole genome shotgun sequence, a single window of DNA contains:
- the LOC137857454 gene encoding cytosolic phospholipase A2 epsilon-like isoform X2 produces the protein MSQELLPVDVPESFYYKYPGKTTIPSDTKASEDEDDSDLDSDSLDSFDSFDPFRGSRPQEENERSTEPGKGDFKIESSPCYLLTVRIIRMRNLQRADALSQADCYVSLWLPTATIEKSRTKTIRNSNDPVWNETFYFRIQSQVKNVLELTVYDEDFATPDDHLLCALFDTAKLPIDRIVLLYFKPSSTAKEELEVEFKLEAMSGPHEIIATNGVIVCRELCCLEVEVNEKEQKKSKKELSLTVKGSFEGTQDIILGPDGVVSPSGPTKFHYIKYAEPTLDVMLPKKRRYHPWTCRFSTETGSPVLMLNSLPMGRKTTIAEEKRFDLNVKAERCNCSCRQDLDMRFGFDLCSDEMAFLYKRKKYVASAMKNVFHLQQDLQDHEVPVVAIITTGGGLKSMTGLYGSLMGLKKLNLLDCVTYISGLSGTTWTMANLYRDAYWSQKDLDSHIAEAQKQATKCKMGCFSMDRMKYYNKQLCQRKEEGYRTSFIDLWGLMIEYLLNDGKDPHKLSEQREALCDGQNPLPIYVSVCVRDNYSTQDFKEWVEFTPYEVGLLKYGAFIPAENFGSEFFMGRMLKKLPESRICYLQGMWSSIFSVNLLQIWGLSHSSEDFWKRWTQDRIDEVDEDPVLPTRPHELRTRMYTPPGPLSSALRGALTDRFSVAQHHNFLRGYQLHNNYLENEHFCRWKDTVLDSRPNQLMQNPNLLGMIDAGFFINTSSPPLLRPQREVDVIIYLSYTTGSHTTSLDKACKYYSEQNIPFPRISLSDEDKKNLKECYIFQDSDMPRCPIVIFLPLVNDTFREYKAPGVKRCCSEMEGGQLDLTSRCSPYCMFSVRYTDENYRRLLNLSEYNILNNSQMIMQALQTAMQRRQNMC, from the exons ATGTCTCAGGAACTGCTTCCCGTGGATGTGCCCGAATCGTTCTATTATAAGTATCCGGGGAAGACCACGATACCATCAGATACCAAAGCATCGGAG GATGAAGACGACTCAGACTTGGACTCGGACTCTTTGGATTCTTTTGATTCTTTTGATCCTTTCAGAGGTAGTAGGCCTCAAGAAGAAAATGAACGAAGTACTGAACCAGGCAAAGGTGATTTCAAG ATAGAATCATCTCCCTGCTACCTGCTGACTGTGAGGATCATCCGAATGAGAAATCTCCAGCGAGCAGATGCTT TAAGCCAGGCTGATTGTTACGTGTCGTTGTGGTTGCCTACTGCAACAATTGAGAAGTCCCGCACCAAAACCATAAGAAACTCCAATGACCCAGTGTGGAATGAAACCTTCTACTTCAGGATCCAGAGCCAGGTCAAG AATGTGCTGGAGCTGACAGTGTATGACGAGGATTTTGCTACTCCAGATGACCACCTCCTCTGTGCGCTCTTTGATACTGCTAAACTTCCAATTGATAGAATAGTGCTCCTGTATTTTAAGCCCAGCTCAACG GCCAAGGAGGAGCTAGAGGTTGAATTCAAACTGGAAGCCAT GTCTGGTCCTCATGAAATCATTGCTACCAATGGAGTCATAGTG TGTCGTGAACTTTGTTGCTTAGAAGTTGAAGTGAAtgagaaggagcagaaaaaatCAA aGAAAGAGCTTTCCCTTACTGTGAAAGGTTCCTTTGAAGGGACACAGGATATCATACTGGGCCCTGATGGAGTGGTCAGCCCATCAGGTCCCACCAAGTTCCACTACATCAAGTATGCAGAGCCAACGCTGGACGTCATGTTGCCAAAGAAGAGGCGCTACCACCCT TGGACCTGTAGGTTCAGTACagaaacaggctccccagtgctGATGCTCAATTCGCTGCCCATGGGAAGGAAAACGACAATTGCAGAG gagaaaagatTTGATTTGAATGTGAAAGCAGAAAGATG TAATTGCTCGTGCCGCCAAGATCTGGACATGCGCTTTGGGTTTGACTTATGTTCAGATGAGATGGCTTTCCTgtacaaaaggaagaaatatgtaGCAAGTgccatgaaaaatgtttttcacctACAACAGGATCTGCAGGATCATGAA GTCCCTGTTGTAGCTATCATCACGACAGGTGGTGGGCTGAAGTCAATGACAGGACTATATGGCAGTCTCATGGGACTCAAGAAATTAAATCTCCTGGATTGTGTAACATACATCAGTGGGCTGTCTGGCACCACGTG GACTATGGCCAATTTATACAGAGATGCCTACTGGTCTCAGAAGGATCTTGACTCGCATATTGCTGAAGCACAGAAACAAGCAACCAAATGTAAGATGGGCTGCTTTTCTATGGATCGCATGAAGTATTACAATAAGCAGCTATGTCAGCGGAAAGAAGAAGGATACAGGACATCATTTATAGATCTTTGGGGACTCATGATTGAATACTTACTAAATGATGGG aaagaCCCCCACAAACTTtcagagcagagagaagcacTGTGTGATGGCCAGAACCCACTGCCCATCTATGTGTCAGTCTGCGTCCGGGACAACTACAGCACTCAGGATTTCAAAG AGTGGGTAGAGTTCACCCCTTACGAGGTGGGGTTGCTGAAGTACGGTGCGTTCATCCCTGCAGAGAATTTTGGAAGTGAGTTCTTCATGGGACGCATGTTAAAAAAACTCCCTGAATCCCGGATCTGCTATCTTCAAG GTATGTGGAGCAGTATATTTTCTGTGAACCTATTGCAAATCTGGGGACTGTCCCACAGTTCAGAAGACTTCTGGAAGAGATGGACCCAGGACAGAATAGATGAAGTTG ATGAAGACCCAGTATTGCCTACAAGGCCTCATGAACTAAGGACTCGCATGTACACTCCTCCTGGGCCCCTGTCCAGTGCTCTTCGGGGTGCTTTAACTGACCGCTTTTCAGTTGCCCAGCATCACAATTTCCTGAGGGGCTATCAGCTGCATAACAACTACCTTGAGAATGAGCACTTCTGCCGATGGAAAG ACACTGTGTTAGACTCACGTCCCAACCAGCTGATGCAAAATCCCAATCTCCTGGGTATGATAGATGCTGGATTTTTCATCAACACCAGCAGTCCACCACTTTTAAGGCCACAGAGGGAAGTGGATGTCATCATATATTTAAGTTATACTACTGGATCACATACAACG TCTCTAGATAAGGCGTGCAAATACTACTCGGAGCAGAATATCCCATTCCCCAGAATTTCTTTGAGTGATGAAGATAAGAAAAATCTAAAGGAGTGCTATATCTTCCAAGATTCAGATATGCCAAGATGTCCCattgtgatttttcttccacttgtGAATGATACTTTCCGAGAGTACAAAGCACCTG gtGTCAAGCGCTGTTGCTCAGAGATGGAAGGAGGCCAACTTGATCTGACCAGTCGCTGTTCCCCCTACTGCATGTTCTCGGTCAGATATACTGATGAGAATTACCGCCGGCTGCTGAACCTCAGTGAATACAATATCCTGAATAACTCACAGATGATTATGCAGGCCTTGCAAACAGCAATGCAAAGAAGGCAAAACATGTGCTAA
- the LOC137857454 gene encoding cytosolic phospholipase A2 epsilon-like isoform X1: protein MNLLLSLQKTLETTLLVYSVPGKLSPSRESALGSVNYRHRGLYHCTGVNPANMSQELLPVDVPESFYYKYPGKTTIPSDTKASEDEDDSDLDSDSLDSFDSFDPFRGSRPQEENERSTEPGKGDFKIESSPCYLLTVRIIRMRNLQRADALSQADCYVSLWLPTATIEKSRTKTIRNSNDPVWNETFYFRIQSQVKNVLELTVYDEDFATPDDHLLCALFDTAKLPIDRIVLLYFKPSSTAKEELEVEFKLEAMSGPHEIIATNGVIVCRELCCLEVEVNEKEQKKSKKELSLTVKGSFEGTQDIILGPDGVVSPSGPTKFHYIKYAEPTLDVMLPKKRRYHPWTCRFSTETGSPVLMLNSLPMGRKTTIAEEKRFDLNVKAERCNCSCRQDLDMRFGFDLCSDEMAFLYKRKKYVASAMKNVFHLQQDLQDHEVPVVAIITTGGGLKSMTGLYGSLMGLKKLNLLDCVTYISGLSGTTWTMANLYRDAYWSQKDLDSHIAEAQKQATKCKMGCFSMDRMKYYNKQLCQRKEEGYRTSFIDLWGLMIEYLLNDGKDPHKLSEQREALCDGQNPLPIYVSVCVRDNYSTQDFKEWVEFTPYEVGLLKYGAFIPAENFGSEFFMGRMLKKLPESRICYLQGMWSSIFSVNLLQIWGLSHSSEDFWKRWTQDRIDEVDEDPVLPTRPHELRTRMYTPPGPLSSALRGALTDRFSVAQHHNFLRGYQLHNNYLENEHFCRWKDTVLDSRPNQLMQNPNLLGMIDAGFFINTSSPPLLRPQREVDVIIYLSYTTGSHTTSLDKACKYYSEQNIPFPRISLSDEDKKNLKECYIFQDSDMPRCPIVIFLPLVNDTFREYKAPGVKRCCSEMEGGQLDLTSRCSPYCMFSVRYTDENYRRLLNLSEYNILNNSQMIMQALQTAMQRRQNMC from the exons ATGAACCTCCTCCTGAGTCTTCAGAAGACTTTGGAAACCACTCTTCTAGTTTACTCTGTTCCTGGGAAACTTTCTCCAAGTAGGGAAAGTGCCCTTGGATCAGTTAACTACAGACATAGAGGACTTTATCACTGTACCG GAGTAAACCCTGCAAACATGTCTCAGGAACTGCTTCCCGTGGATGTGCCCGAATCGTTCTATTATAAGTATCCGGGGAAGACCACGATACCATCAGATACCAAAGCATCGGAG GATGAAGACGACTCAGACTTGGACTCGGACTCTTTGGATTCTTTTGATTCTTTTGATCCTTTCAGAGGTAGTAGGCCTCAAGAAGAAAATGAACGAAGTACTGAACCAGGCAAAGGTGATTTCAAG ATAGAATCATCTCCCTGCTACCTGCTGACTGTGAGGATCATCCGAATGAGAAATCTCCAGCGAGCAGATGCTT TAAGCCAGGCTGATTGTTACGTGTCGTTGTGGTTGCCTACTGCAACAATTGAGAAGTCCCGCACCAAAACCATAAGAAACTCCAATGACCCAGTGTGGAATGAAACCTTCTACTTCAGGATCCAGAGCCAGGTCAAG AATGTGCTGGAGCTGACAGTGTATGACGAGGATTTTGCTACTCCAGATGACCACCTCCTCTGTGCGCTCTTTGATACTGCTAAACTTCCAATTGATAGAATAGTGCTCCTGTATTTTAAGCCCAGCTCAACG GCCAAGGAGGAGCTAGAGGTTGAATTCAAACTGGAAGCCAT GTCTGGTCCTCATGAAATCATTGCTACCAATGGAGTCATAGTG TGTCGTGAACTTTGTTGCTTAGAAGTTGAAGTGAAtgagaaggagcagaaaaaatCAA aGAAAGAGCTTTCCCTTACTGTGAAAGGTTCCTTTGAAGGGACACAGGATATCATACTGGGCCCTGATGGAGTGGTCAGCCCATCAGGTCCCACCAAGTTCCACTACATCAAGTATGCAGAGCCAACGCTGGACGTCATGTTGCCAAAGAAGAGGCGCTACCACCCT TGGACCTGTAGGTTCAGTACagaaacaggctccccagtgctGATGCTCAATTCGCTGCCCATGGGAAGGAAAACGACAATTGCAGAG gagaaaagatTTGATTTGAATGTGAAAGCAGAAAGATG TAATTGCTCGTGCCGCCAAGATCTGGACATGCGCTTTGGGTTTGACTTATGTTCAGATGAGATGGCTTTCCTgtacaaaaggaagaaatatgtaGCAAGTgccatgaaaaatgtttttcacctACAACAGGATCTGCAGGATCATGAA GTCCCTGTTGTAGCTATCATCACGACAGGTGGTGGGCTGAAGTCAATGACAGGACTATATGGCAGTCTCATGGGACTCAAGAAATTAAATCTCCTGGATTGTGTAACATACATCAGTGGGCTGTCTGGCACCACGTG GACTATGGCCAATTTATACAGAGATGCCTACTGGTCTCAGAAGGATCTTGACTCGCATATTGCTGAAGCACAGAAACAAGCAACCAAATGTAAGATGGGCTGCTTTTCTATGGATCGCATGAAGTATTACAATAAGCAGCTATGTCAGCGGAAAGAAGAAGGATACAGGACATCATTTATAGATCTTTGGGGACTCATGATTGAATACTTACTAAATGATGGG aaagaCCCCCACAAACTTtcagagcagagagaagcacTGTGTGATGGCCAGAACCCACTGCCCATCTATGTGTCAGTCTGCGTCCGGGACAACTACAGCACTCAGGATTTCAAAG AGTGGGTAGAGTTCACCCCTTACGAGGTGGGGTTGCTGAAGTACGGTGCGTTCATCCCTGCAGAGAATTTTGGAAGTGAGTTCTTCATGGGACGCATGTTAAAAAAACTCCCTGAATCCCGGATCTGCTATCTTCAAG GTATGTGGAGCAGTATATTTTCTGTGAACCTATTGCAAATCTGGGGACTGTCCCACAGTTCAGAAGACTTCTGGAAGAGATGGACCCAGGACAGAATAGATGAAGTTG ATGAAGACCCAGTATTGCCTACAAGGCCTCATGAACTAAGGACTCGCATGTACACTCCTCCTGGGCCCCTGTCCAGTGCTCTTCGGGGTGCTTTAACTGACCGCTTTTCAGTTGCCCAGCATCACAATTTCCTGAGGGGCTATCAGCTGCATAACAACTACCTTGAGAATGAGCACTTCTGCCGATGGAAAG ACACTGTGTTAGACTCACGTCCCAACCAGCTGATGCAAAATCCCAATCTCCTGGGTATGATAGATGCTGGATTTTTCATCAACACCAGCAGTCCACCACTTTTAAGGCCACAGAGGGAAGTGGATGTCATCATATATTTAAGTTATACTACTGGATCACATACAACG TCTCTAGATAAGGCGTGCAAATACTACTCGGAGCAGAATATCCCATTCCCCAGAATTTCTTTGAGTGATGAAGATAAGAAAAATCTAAAGGAGTGCTATATCTTCCAAGATTCAGATATGCCAAGATGTCCCattgtgatttttcttccacttgtGAATGATACTTTCCGAGAGTACAAAGCACCTG gtGTCAAGCGCTGTTGCTCAGAGATGGAAGGAGGCCAACTTGATCTGACCAGTCGCTGTTCCCCCTACTGCATGTTCTCGGTCAGATATACTGATGAGAATTACCGCCGGCTGCTGAACCTCAGTGAATACAATATCCTGAATAACTCACAGATGATTATGCAGGCCTTGCAAACAGCAATGCAAAGAAGGCAAAACATGTGCTAA
- the LOC137857454 gene encoding cytosolic phospholipase A2 epsilon-like isoform X3, which yields MRNLQRADALSQADCYVSLWLPTATIEKSRTKTIRNSNDPVWNETFYFRIQSQVKNVLELTVYDEDFATPDDHLLCALFDTAKLPIDRIVLLYFKPSSTAKEELEVEFKLEAMSGPHEIIATNGVIVCRELCCLEVEVNEKEQKKSKKELSLTVKGSFEGTQDIILGPDGVVSPSGPTKFHYIKYAEPTLDVMLPKKRRYHPWTCRFSTETGSPVLMLNSLPMGRKTTIAEEKRFDLNVKAERCNCSCRQDLDMRFGFDLCSDEMAFLYKRKKYVASAMKNVFHLQQDLQDHEVPVVAIITTGGGLKSMTGLYGSLMGLKKLNLLDCVTYISGLSGTTWTMANLYRDAYWSQKDLDSHIAEAQKQATKCKMGCFSMDRMKYYNKQLCQRKEEGYRTSFIDLWGLMIEYLLNDGKDPHKLSEQREALCDGQNPLPIYVSVCVRDNYSTQDFKEWVEFTPYEVGLLKYGAFIPAENFGSEFFMGRMLKKLPESRICYLQGMWSSIFSVNLLQIWGLSHSSEDFWKRWTQDRIDEVDEDPVLPTRPHELRTRMYTPPGPLSSALRGALTDRFSVAQHHNFLRGYQLHNNYLENEHFCRWKDTVLDSRPNQLMQNPNLLGMIDAGFFINTSSPPLLRPQREVDVIIYLSYTTGSHTTSLDKACKYYSEQNIPFPRISLSDEDKKNLKECYIFQDSDMPRCPIVIFLPLVNDTFREYKAPGVKRCCSEMEGGQLDLTSRCSPYCMFSVRYTDENYRRLLNLSEYNILNNSQMIMQALQTAMQRRQNMC from the exons ATGAGAAATCTCCAGCGAGCAGATGCTT TAAGCCAGGCTGATTGTTACGTGTCGTTGTGGTTGCCTACTGCAACAATTGAGAAGTCCCGCACCAAAACCATAAGAAACTCCAATGACCCAGTGTGGAATGAAACCTTCTACTTCAGGATCCAGAGCCAGGTCAAG AATGTGCTGGAGCTGACAGTGTATGACGAGGATTTTGCTACTCCAGATGACCACCTCCTCTGTGCGCTCTTTGATACTGCTAAACTTCCAATTGATAGAATAGTGCTCCTGTATTTTAAGCCCAGCTCAACG GCCAAGGAGGAGCTAGAGGTTGAATTCAAACTGGAAGCCAT GTCTGGTCCTCATGAAATCATTGCTACCAATGGAGTCATAGTG TGTCGTGAACTTTGTTGCTTAGAAGTTGAAGTGAAtgagaaggagcagaaaaaatCAA aGAAAGAGCTTTCCCTTACTGTGAAAGGTTCCTTTGAAGGGACACAGGATATCATACTGGGCCCTGATGGAGTGGTCAGCCCATCAGGTCCCACCAAGTTCCACTACATCAAGTATGCAGAGCCAACGCTGGACGTCATGTTGCCAAAGAAGAGGCGCTACCACCCT TGGACCTGTAGGTTCAGTACagaaacaggctccccagtgctGATGCTCAATTCGCTGCCCATGGGAAGGAAAACGACAATTGCAGAG gagaaaagatTTGATTTGAATGTGAAAGCAGAAAGATG TAATTGCTCGTGCCGCCAAGATCTGGACATGCGCTTTGGGTTTGACTTATGTTCAGATGAGATGGCTTTCCTgtacaaaaggaagaaatatgtaGCAAGTgccatgaaaaatgtttttcacctACAACAGGATCTGCAGGATCATGAA GTCCCTGTTGTAGCTATCATCACGACAGGTGGTGGGCTGAAGTCAATGACAGGACTATATGGCAGTCTCATGGGACTCAAGAAATTAAATCTCCTGGATTGTGTAACATACATCAGTGGGCTGTCTGGCACCACGTG GACTATGGCCAATTTATACAGAGATGCCTACTGGTCTCAGAAGGATCTTGACTCGCATATTGCTGAAGCACAGAAACAAGCAACCAAATGTAAGATGGGCTGCTTTTCTATGGATCGCATGAAGTATTACAATAAGCAGCTATGTCAGCGGAAAGAAGAAGGATACAGGACATCATTTATAGATCTTTGGGGACTCATGATTGAATACTTACTAAATGATGGG aaagaCCCCCACAAACTTtcagagcagagagaagcacTGTGTGATGGCCAGAACCCACTGCCCATCTATGTGTCAGTCTGCGTCCGGGACAACTACAGCACTCAGGATTTCAAAG AGTGGGTAGAGTTCACCCCTTACGAGGTGGGGTTGCTGAAGTACGGTGCGTTCATCCCTGCAGAGAATTTTGGAAGTGAGTTCTTCATGGGACGCATGTTAAAAAAACTCCCTGAATCCCGGATCTGCTATCTTCAAG GTATGTGGAGCAGTATATTTTCTGTGAACCTATTGCAAATCTGGGGACTGTCCCACAGTTCAGAAGACTTCTGGAAGAGATGGACCCAGGACAGAATAGATGAAGTTG ATGAAGACCCAGTATTGCCTACAAGGCCTCATGAACTAAGGACTCGCATGTACACTCCTCCTGGGCCCCTGTCCAGTGCTCTTCGGGGTGCTTTAACTGACCGCTTTTCAGTTGCCCAGCATCACAATTTCCTGAGGGGCTATCAGCTGCATAACAACTACCTTGAGAATGAGCACTTCTGCCGATGGAAAG ACACTGTGTTAGACTCACGTCCCAACCAGCTGATGCAAAATCCCAATCTCCTGGGTATGATAGATGCTGGATTTTTCATCAACACCAGCAGTCCACCACTTTTAAGGCCACAGAGGGAAGTGGATGTCATCATATATTTAAGTTATACTACTGGATCACATACAACG TCTCTAGATAAGGCGTGCAAATACTACTCGGAGCAGAATATCCCATTCCCCAGAATTTCTTTGAGTGATGAAGATAAGAAAAATCTAAAGGAGTGCTATATCTTCCAAGATTCAGATATGCCAAGATGTCCCattgtgatttttcttccacttgtGAATGATACTTTCCGAGAGTACAAAGCACCTG gtGTCAAGCGCTGTTGCTCAGAGATGGAAGGAGGCCAACTTGATCTGACCAGTCGCTGTTCCCCCTACTGCATGTTCTCGGTCAGATATACTGATGAGAATTACCGCCGGCTGCTGAACCTCAGTGAATACAATATCCTGAATAACTCACAGATGATTATGCAGGCCTTGCAAACAGCAATGCAAAGAAGGCAAAACATGTGCTAA